GCTCTTTAGCGATCCCCATCTGCTAGAACGCAGGGTAGTAAAGGATATttgctgagctcccgttgtccaccaaaactcggTGGATGTTGAAGTCCCCTGCCTGTATGCTAACCACGAGcacgtcgtcatgggggtggtgaaggcgctgGGCCTCTTCTTCCGAAAACTGGATGCGGGAGCTATTCCGTCGCGTTCCTTCTGGTGGGGAGCCCGTCGACTGGACGCTTTGTACCGTCTgtaaataggtctttctggcctttttagaCGACCCTGCTGAAGTACTGCCCCttattatcatccgtatgtctgctaccggtggtctgggaaGTTCGTTTTCCCGTCGAGGATTTTGTTCCTGGTTTTGATTCGTTCTCTCCTTTctgacgaacctctgcaacctgcCCTGCCTAATGAGAGCTTCAATTTGCTGTTTCAAGTCATAGCAATCCGTCGTATTGTGACTATGATCGCCATGAAAGCGGTAGTACCTGTCTCTCGGCCTCTTATTAGGATCTCCCTTTAGCTTACCAGGGAACGTCAAAGTTCCTTCATCCTTAATCTGCATCAACACCTGGTCAATTGGGGCGGTGAGGGGGGTGAAGTTTGTAAACCTCCCTGTAGGCGGCTTGGGTCGCCGATCCTCCCGTCGTTCTACGGTTCTTGCCCTTTTGTGCCCCTTGTCTGGTTGCATATCTTCCGGCCTTTCCCTCTTTTTGGGCTTGTCTTCTCTCGAGAGCAAGGTGtcctctgcgttcatatactttgtCGCCCTGTAATACACGttggacatagtctttgggtcattctcgTATAAAGAgaacaggaacttacccttccgtagcccgttcgtgaatgctgtcacgagtatcttgtcatcgGCCTCGTCTATCTGGAGGGATTCTCTGTTGAATCGGTTGAGGTATGATCTCAAGGTCTCTCCTTCTCGCTGCCTGATGTTCAACAAACACGCAATGGAtttcttatgccggtgactcccAATGAAGTGGGATACAAACTGCgcgcctagttccttaaaagtgctgatggagTTAGGCGTtagcctactgtaccagtcccttgcaggtcctttcaacgtggtgaggaaagccctgcacatgacttCGTCTGGCacgccctgaagatgcatcagggtcttgaaagattccaagtgatccaaagggtccttggatccgtcatagttctCGATGTTTGGCATGCGAAattttggaggaagggggcacGAAGTCATGGGCATTGTGAATGGCGAATCTGTTCTGTGGACTAGGTCGCCCAAGTCGCTAGATATTCGTCCCCTCAAGGCACTCATCATCacgtccatacgttccctcatctgcTGCATCTCAGCTGTGATGTGAGGTGGTAGGGAGTCCGAGACGGACGGCGGGTTTGTCTCCGACTGCTCTGGTCTAGTCGGTGCAGTGCTACCTTTAGGCCCGACAGCGTTCCTCCCCTCCGGGCTCGCgacttcctggtcttcctctggtgcactttgatgtgcattcctttgtcgcagttgctcttctaaattatgattctgcttagtgaggcgctcaacagCCGCagcaagcgtttggacttgcctttctagcgctgtagcatgcggttcttcgccttgattgttgattGTCGCCATCGATttggtgagtaccatgcaactttttgtcttaggaatagagcaaaggctaaataGTCTTCCCTACGCCCtcgattcccacagacggcgtcaactgatgatgccgaaaaaatcaccaataagttgcaagcactctccaacCCAAGTCGacacctgcaaagagaaaacaaagagacctaaaagagagcaccggtgtggtgccgggcaaaaaccctccaaaggtcaagttagaattctttacaaccctagagtgtcagagttgagtcaattgtgcgtaccttgatatctagggtttttgaggtatttatattggcgtagaattgcctttccttttaggatacaacttccttccagagttcttttccatataggggTCTTCTCAAATGTGTGATGCAAGTAGTTCAAGTGTACACgcttgcgtggagataaagcaaaaatcGACTTAAACATATCAAGTGACATACAATCTAGAATCTGTAACTAATTCATGTATGACGGATACTCAGTAAATTCAATCGTCCTATTCGCGTTATctacggtgtcgatccgtcttcTTACTCTCCGTCTCTTCAAGTTCAATGGAGGTATCCGTCTCCTAATTTTATCCCCTTTAGTACTGAATCCTTTATTTGTATTCCTCCTTGTTGTACTCCAATTTCGTTTTGAATGAATTCAgctttctcataaaaaaaagaaaaagaaaaaaaaaagataatagagACATGCACTTCTTCATTGCATGCTTTGGTGTTTGCATTTTCGTGAGTTGACCTTTTCATGGCTTATTATTCTCTGTCAGATTTGTATACTtggaatgtgtttggattcagaTTATAAGTTCCACGTTTTGCTTTTTGCGttttgcttcatttttttttcttcgtttctGCTGCAGGTCTGCTACGGGGGACAAAcgcgcagtgcgcgcactgttcatgtacttttttagcaattttttattaaaaatgggcctcacagcactattcacacatttaaaaattattttgctacagtgtttttagttttcagcaataagttctatccaaacggatcctTAGTGTCTGTTTAGTaacagcttatttagctgaagttgaaattttttgttaaaagtactgtagataaaactaaaagtaccgtaaataaagttaaaagtaCCGTAAATTAAGCTAAAAGGtagctgaaataatatagtgagacatatgaatagtactaaaaagggcaataagacccatgaatagtagcaaaaataagctgaatagtaaaaataaaaaactggtTTTTTAATTTGTGCCAAACGCATACTCAATATATTTAAattctccttttattttttatttttttgaacgaatttgatattttaaaatcattagaTGATAGTTTATTATTAGTTGTCATTATTTATTGTCAATGTTGGTGGgtatgaccattttattttgttttaaatttgtataacattccattttaaaaaaaatattttgtataacatttttatttttatataattgtcattatctatttttcattattttttataaaaatattttaaactaaatgatgAACTTAACCCACTAGCATTGTAATTATTGACCCACATAGTTACACTTattcatacataaataatacactaAGTGTTTACTTAACTAATCATATGCTTGaacaatcactaactttactttttattttcatttttaaatattttttctttatcttttcttgaatcactaactttataacaaaaagttattatgaCATGATAATAATACACATGTACATGTAACAAACCCTTtgcatttattaattattaaattatataaaattatattatatttatagtaTACATGCACACCTTCACACACACTAAATTTcatacaaataacattataacaaattaaaaggtaaaaaataacacatataaTCTGTATGAAAGACACTTAtacacatataatataaataaagagaCTTTTTACTCTTAAAGTCGGAGATACCGAAATAGTTAGACAGAGAaaagagatgagatgagatgagatttaTGAGAATAAGATCAAAGATCAGATCAGAAACAGAGTGTCATAGAGATCTATGATTTgtattgttgtttggttttgagATGGGTTGATCTATGATTAGgatgtgcaaaaatattttaaaggatAAATTAAACTAgtagaataatatatatatatatatatatatatatatatatatatatatatatatatatatatatatatatatatatatataaaatttcttattcaagGCAGAGGGTTCAAATGAACCTTGAAACAAAATGGGGGAGATTagctttacttttttttgataattcgatagttgggGATGGGGAGATTTCCAGACTTGGTGTTTTCATTCAGAAATACTTAGAGATGCCAACTAATTGAGTTATAAGGATATTGACAAATGTCATAAATTGATGCCTCTTCGAtcattcttgaaattttattttattatttttgataattcgatagttataaCAGGGAAGACCCATTTGAATTATGGATGTCTTTATTGAAAACACTAGAAAGTTTTTACTAGTTGAAACTTTAATGTTGTATTGGAATTAGTGGACTAAATTGGATATGTGTTTTAATGTAAGCCGCGGTGGCATGGGAGGCTGGAAAACCATTAGTGATTGAAGAAGTGGAGGTGGCACCACCTCAGGAAAATGAAGTCCGCTTAAAGATTCTCTTCACTGCACTTTGCCACTCTGATGTTTACTTTTGGGAAGCCAAGGTAACAGATTTCagatgatatatattttttttatatcaacaATTCcctataaaatttatattagatttCAGATATAGTTGGTAAATTCATTATAAATGCCtattaactaaaataaataacaaatacgAAATATTccatgtggaaaaaaaaacGGGAGTATTTACCAAGTTAATATTTAGGGCAATACATACATTGGATAAATGATCATACTTTCAGCCCATTAATTACTAAGAATAGAATCATTTGCAAGTGTTTTGTAAAAGAACATATTGGAATTTTCAGACAATAATCGTTATAAAAGGGACACgttttttctccaaactagcCCTCTAAACTTGTTCTACATCTTTATATTGaatgtaaaatttgaaaatctaactattgaattatatattatttatgttcttaacatgcacatcaaattttatttaaattggatgttatttactattcaatcaaagaacttattttttgtgtataatttttactacaaaaaacttgaaatttaaacatgtcATTGATGACAaagctattgatatttaatcttcttcaaattttgcaagtatgaagaatataataagaatatgcaatctaatagataaattttcaaaattcatattcaataaaaagatataagaaaagtttgaagggtttttttttttccaaattagtTTGTCAAAGATATAGGAAGAGTTTTACGAGAAATTTCATATGGATTAGTTGCCAaagttcttctttctcattttattGTCTTTTATAGCTAATATCTATCTCTCTTTTGttaaaacaaatttgaaaattatatttgtggTAATTAATAGGTGTTTATTATAACCGTATATATTGTCCTAGGAATGGAGAGGCACAAAGATTTTGACGAGGTTTTAAAGGATTTATCAAAGATCAAATTTTTAAGTGAACAGTAACCATTTTTCATAACAAGGGGGAGAAAAAGGGGTATaactttttcctcttcttctctattGATTCTATACTTCTCCAAatacaagaagagaaaaagggtaataacttttcttttttatctcatTGATCTAGACTTCTATAAATACAAGAATATCTCTTCAAATATAAATGATAACCTTACACTTGTCTAACTTGCACCCAATTAGATAACATGCATAAAATTGTCCAAATTAAAAAGACATAAGCTTAAAATACAAAGGCAATTACaataagtattaatttttagCATGCATTTGTATGTGGATATATGGGGTTGTAATTTTATAGGGAATTTTTGTAGAatttaacatataatttttttacatttctgattaatattttaataagaaaggtccatgaattttttttttttaaattttttgggagAGAAGGGGCACATCGATATAATAAGAGCAATAGACTtagtagaataaaattttttattgggtgTCAAGTTTTGGAACTtagggtttttttaatttaatttaattatttttgttaagctTGACAAGGTAAGTACATATTCTTAAGAAATTCCACACTAtacaaatgaaattttaatatattgaatTATTGCAAAATAGTAAATCCAGttatatttgtaattaatcATTCATTAATTTTGTTGGTTCCATTCCTGAAATCAAATTTGGTATTAAGGTGAAGGAAAAAATGCTTGAAGTTAGCCACGCTATTTCCATGTAATTTATAaacagaatttcatgaatgtaTTTACAGATTGATTGGTAAAATTTGAACATGCTCAAGTTAGACTGGTGCGGTTGAGGCTATATTCATTTTGTAGTTGAAACTAAAATGTCCCTTTATATTGCAGGGGCAGAAACCGCTGTTTCCTCGCATATTTGGTCATGAAGCTGGAGGGTTAGTTTTTTGATCCTCTCTCTTCAGACTACAATTGAAGATCCTAATAGGTTTAGTAAATGGAGTAGTTTTTTAATGGCGTGAACAAGTACTAATTGATTGTATTGTTGTTGCTCAGAATTGTGGAGAGTGTAGGTGAGGGTGTGACTGAGCTCAAACCAGGAGACCATGTTCTCCCTATCTTCACAGGAGAATGTAAGGAATGCCGCCACTGTAAGTCAGCACAGAGCAACTTGTGTGAAACTCTTCGGTTTGATAATGACAGAGGTCATATGCTCAATGATGGCAAGACAAGATTCTCCAAAAATGGACAGCCGATTTAACACTTTCTTGGCACCTCCACATTTAGCGGATACACTGTTTCTCATGCTGGCTGCGTTGCCAAGATCAACCCTGAAGCCCTACTTGACAAAGTTTGTGTGCTTAGTTGTGGAGTATCCACAGGTCTGGAGGAGTTCTTCATTTGAAGAATAAGAATTATATCAGTGATAATATTCctactatttattattattattttccattgGTGTATCTGTTTTTGTGCTTGTAGGCATGGGTGCCACTTTGAATGTTGCAAAACCCCAAAAGGGTCAAACTGTAGCCGTCTTTGGATTGGGTGCTGTTGGCCTTGCTGTGAGTTTTCTTTGTTGCTGTGTTCTATAGTTTCTGGCAACTGCAAAAGGATTAGAAAGAATTTCTAAGTCTCTAATCTTGTGCTGATATTTAGGCTTGTGAAGGCGCAAGGATGGCTGGGGCTTCAAGAATCATTGGTGTTGATCTGAACCCTGGTCGTTTCGATAGGGGTGAGTCATTAATGGTTACATAAATATATGTTCCCATTTACATGTTGCCTGATGATGGTTTTGATTCTTAATCTCTTTGGCAGCCAAAATTTTTGCTGTTACTGAGTTTGTGAATCCAAAAGATCATGACAAGCCAGTTCAACAGGTTAGTTTGGACGCCATGACTTGCTATTTCGTGATTAATCAGTTGGCATGACTAGCATGAATTTTGGGATTTCTTTTCTACtacatattttatgtttttgaaaataccAGGCAAAAAACCTGTTTTGGTGTATAAAATGTTTGCACTGCTCTCCCTGTTGAAACTAATCAGAGTTATGCCTGCTCAATTATAGGTGATTGCTGAGATGACTGATGGAGGAGTGGATCGGGCTGTTGAATGTACTGGAAGCTTCCAGGCCATGATCTCAACATTTGAATGTGTTCATGATGTAATCATTTAACGAATTTATAGCCATTTTCTCTTATTAGAGAATGCTTCCAAGTCTCCCATTACGTTTCCATCGacactaaaattttattcttcTCAGGGTTGGGGTCTTGCAGTACTTGTTGGAGTGCCAAGTAAAGATGACGCATTCATGACTCatcctataaattttttgaatgagAGAACAGTTAAGGGTACCATTTTTGGCAATTACAAGCCTCGCAGTGATATTCCTGCTCGGGTGGAAAAGTACATGAACAAGGTAAGCTTATATTTTTAGTTCATGAACCATTTCATTGTTCTTTCTTACAcacgtattttttttataagcaactGAAAATGGAATAAGCAGAGTGCAACTTTCTTAgattattatgaaatttatagaCATAGTTTGAGTAAGTGctaatgttttattattatggGTAATAGCTTGTGATTGTTACTTTTATGTAACGACCGGGCCTAATTCTTTGTTTTCATATGCTTATATAATGATACCGTGAATTGATGTTGCAGGAATTGGAACTGGATAAATTTATCACTCACTTAGTCCCTTTCTCGGAGATCAACAAAGCGTTTGATTACATGTTAAAAGGGGAGTCTCTCCGATGTGTTATCCGCATGGAAGCTTAAAACATTACCGATATGGTGTGGGAGAATAAGAAATGTATGATCTTGCTTTAAATAATATTTGTAATCGCATTGT
This genomic stretch from Castanea sativa cultivar Marrone di Chiusa Pesio chromosome 9, ASM4071231v1 harbors:
- the LOC142608935 gene encoding uncharacterized protein LOC142608935 — protein: MSNVYYRATKYMNAEDTLLSREDKPKKRERPEDMQPDKGHKRARTVERREDRRPKPPTGRFTNFTPLTAPIDQVLMQIKDEGTLTFPGKLKGDPNKRPRDRYYRFHGDHSHNTTDCYDLKQQIEALIRQGRLQRFVRKERTNQNQEQNPRRENELPRPPVADIRMIIRGSTSAGSSKKARKTYLQTVQSVQSTGSPPEGTRRNSSRIQFSEEEAQRLHHPHDDVLVVSIQAGDFNIHRVLVDNGSSANILYYPAF